In Odontesthes bonariensis isolate fOdoBon6 chromosome 6, fOdoBon6.hap1, whole genome shotgun sequence, one genomic interval encodes:
- the mier3b gene encoding mesoderm induction early response protein 3: MCSISIPFQASLGSSSPVGSLSSEDHDFDPTAEMLVHEYDDERTLEEEESLEGGNNFSSELADLEKEGNMPLEELLAIYRYEASAGSSIDSSSGDLTDELPDMTLDKEEIAKDLLSGDYEEETQSSADDLTPSVTSHEATDFFPRTLRSNAISDGDKESECEEDGSSPEDSRKEIMVGTDYQADVPSCLCHYKDEEKVYEDEDELLWSPGVLSENKVRSFLSEVLSRTTDEKGGCDKPGMNVRDDEQGLHELLKCNYNTREALERYCSHVKSSKEKSPPWSEEECKSFEHALQMYDKNFHLIQKHKVTTRTVAECVAFYYMWKKSERFDYFVQQNRFGKKKYSSYPGVTDLMDRLVDEAEGLAVDSSSSVCSGTGGGGRMETTTEQQLSLLNSITASDLTALSNTVATVCTPAEVSCLDSYSFPPLDSLHRGSLNHDESLGFPSNGADPDCLNMLDAGFYHSDLGQLGGVCVSKDCERPSKRLKMALPDSYINDVSVGNLGVDFEARRTTTHHHRITGAKMAVSVTDFGSLAGSGEPNGFLGAHARHHTQHTAALQSE, from the exons ATGTGCTCTATTTCTATTCCTTTTCAGGCTTCCTTAGGGAGTTCAAGTCCAG TTGGCTCTTTATCATCAGAGGACCATGACTTTGACCCAACTGCAGAAATGTTAGTTCATGAGTATGATGATGAAAGGACCctagaggaggaggagtctcttgaaGGAGGGAATAATTTCAGCTCTGAACTTGCAGATCTGGAAAAG GAAGGGAACATGCCTTTGGAGGAACTATTGGCTATTTATCGCTACGAGGCCTCAGCAGGCTCCAGTATAGACAGTTCCTCAGGAGACCTCACTGATGAGCTGCCTGACATGACTTTGGACAAG GAGGAAATAGCTAAAGACCTTTTGTCTGGTGATTATGAGGAGGAGACCCAGTCCTCAGCTGATGACCTGACCCCTTCAGTTACCTCACACGAGGCCACTGATTTCTTCCCAAGAACACTAAGAT CCAACGCTATTTCTGATGGAGATAAAGAGTCAGAATGTGAGGAAGATGGCTCAAGCCCAGAAGACTCCAGAAAA GAAATCATGGTGGGAACAGATTACCAAGCAGATGTTCCTTCTTGCCTCTGTCACTACAAAGATGAGGAGAAAG TGtatgaagatgaagatgagTTATTATGGAGCCCAGGTGTTTTGTCAGAAAACAAGGTGAGGAGTTTCCTGTCTGAAGTATTGTCACGGACAACAGATGAAAAGGGAGGATGTGATAAACCAGGGATGAATGTTCGAGATGATGAGCAG GGTTTGCACGAGCTTCTCAAATGCAACTACAACACCCGTGAAGCACTAGAGAGATACTGCAGTCATGTAAAGTCCTCAAAAG aaaaatcACCTCCGTGGTCAGAAGAGGAATGCAAGAGCTTTGAACACGCTCTGCAGATGTATGACAAGAATTTTCACCTCATTCAGAAACACAAA GTAACGACACGAACGGTTGCGGAATGCGTGGCGTTCTATTACATGTGGAAAAAGTCCGAGCGGTTTGACTACTTTGTGCAGCAGAATCGGTTTGGGAAGAAGAAGTACAGCAGCTATCCTGGTGTTAC TGACCTGATGGACAGGCTGGTGGATGAAGCGGAGGGGCTAGCAGTGGACAGCTCCTCCTCGGTTTGTTCaggaacaggtggaggaggaaggaTGGAGACCACCACAGAACAGCAGCTTAGCCTGCTTAACTCTATCACTGCCAGCGACCTCACAG CTTTGAGCAACACTGTAGCCACAGTATGCACCCCTGCCGAGGTTAGTTGCCTGGACTCCTACAGCTTTCCTCCACTGGACAGTCTCCATCGTGGATCCCTGAATCACGATGAATCGCTCGGGTTCCCCTCAAATGGTGCAGACCCCGACTGCCTCAACATGCTTGACGCTGGCTTCTACCACTCAGACCTCGGCCAGCTCGGAGGAGTGTGTGTTAGTAAGGACTGCGAGCGGCCTTCCAAGAGACTCAAGATGGCGCTGCCTGACTCCTATATTAATGACGTGTCTGTGGGCAACCTTGGAGTGGACTTTGAAGCACGACGGACGACGACGCATCACCACCGAATCACCGGCGCCAAGATGGCAGTGTCCGTCACAGACTTTGGGAGCTTAGCTGGCAGTGGCGAGCCCAATGGGTTTCTGGGAGCACACGCACGGCACCACACACAGCACACTGCAGCACTTCAGTCGGAGTGA